The following are encoded together in the Montipora foliosa isolate CH-2021 chromosome 12, ASM3666993v2, whole genome shotgun sequence genome:
- the LOC137978705 gene encoding uncharacterized protein codes for MEACIFAVAILFMLEVGIAKAPSTTEPSEDPTTASQHFHVPQPAIIFLSFLGGCLVFVFILYKILHSDFCKMDRDKLSGTKRANYVELGQSPVLAEEAIGVDDSTDFMEQETTASEKSAKYYVEQPWGNETREKSRSMGDLLPEKPAKSPPRRKLTTWDRPAIEAVKAVGYMSVLSAYGDGTSPKDSPISARKLRGSRGEIICVAKLQISVSFSQTAQRLEVTVIRVQDFPESISHSSATSAMSVHLTLMPSKRYRFKTKTKATSDVTINETFVMRGVTEKELMDSTLRFRIYAQAPMKKAKLIGETETHVTDFDLDDIVSTMWIMVPPVTVAEQSKTPKTKQPHRK; via the exons ATGGAAGCTTGTATCTTCGCTGTTGCTATTTTGTTCATGCTGGAAGTCGGCATAGCGAAGGCACCTTCGACAACGGAGCCATCAGAAGATCCGACGACAGCGAGTCAGCACTTTCATG TTCCCCAACCTGCAATAATATTCCTATCATTCCTTGGAGGATGTCTagtgtttgtgtttattttatacaaGATTCTTCATTCCGATTTCTGTAAAATGGATCGCGATAAACTGAGCGGAACTAAACGTGCAAACTACGTGGAATTGGGACAGTCACCCGTCTTGGCCGAAGAAGCCATTGGGGTTGATGATAGTACGGATTTCATGGAACAAGAAACTACAGCGAGCGAGAAATCAGCAAAGTATTACGTGGAACAACCTTGGGGAAACGAAACACGAGAGAAGAGTAGAAGTATGGGTGATTTGCTACCGGAGAAACCGGCTAAGTCTCCGCCCCGTAGGAAGCTGACGACGTGGGATAGACCCGCCATCGAAGCTGTGAAAGCTGTGGGCTATATGAGTGTGCTAAGCGCCTACGGTGACGGGACAAGTCCTAAGGATTCGCCCATATCGGCAAGAAAACTTCGTGGATCGAGAGGCGAAATCATTTGTGTTGCAAAGTTGCAAATATCCGTCAGCTTTTCCCAGACTGCTCAGCGTTTGGAAGTGACTGTTATTCGCGTACAAGACTTTCCGGAGTCAATCTCTCATAGCAGCGCTACTTCGGCGATGTCCGTTCATCTGACGTTGATGCCTTCGAAGCGATATCGATTTAAAACGAAGACGAAGGCAACTTCCGACGTCACAATTAACGAAACGTTCGTAATGCGTGGGGTGACGGAGAAAGAACTAATGGACAGTACTCTTCGGTTTAGGATTTACGCACAGGCACCGATGAAAAAGGCAAAATTGATCGGTGAAACAGAGACACATGTCACAGATTTTGATCTTGACGATATCGTTTCCACTATGTGGATAATGGTACCTCCAGTGACTGTAGCAGAGCAAAGCAAAACTCCCAAGACGAAGCAACCACACCGAAAATGA